The following proteins are encoded in a genomic region of Burkholderia cepacia:
- a CDS encoding DNA-3-methyladenine glycosylase 2 family protein: MPTPIDTPDSDACYLALKAHDARFDGSFFAAVTSTGIYCRPVCRVKTPRRENLRFYRHAAEAEAAGFRPCLRCRPELAPRAASWSTEDASRILALQAARLMDEPDAWRFMTPALPAFGRSAGGLMPRIAQRLGVSDRHLRRIFDAHFGVSPLQYLQTRRLLAAKQLIADTQLPMSQVAVSSGFSSVRRFNDAFSRHYGLNPSALRRAKATSDGQGVSVRLGWRPPYDVEAMVGFLRLRALPGVEQVAGLEYTRTLRLLQGTQARSGWLRARFDEDRAQAVLTISDSLAAALPAVINRVRAAFDLDADPIAIHAALHATFPLGEGLRVPGTLDGFELAVRAVLGQQITVAAARTLGARLVAAFGDPIETPVAGLDRLFPTPVALAAATGDELGRLGITRQRQTALHALSHAVLEGRIALHPGVDVAATCAELCALPGIGDWTAQYIAMRALRWPDAFPAGDIALQKALGVGSARAAAQAAEKWRPWRGYSVLRAWHAMDRSASI, translated from the coding sequence ATGCCTACCCCCATCGACACCCCCGACAGCGACGCCTGCTACCTGGCGCTGAAGGCGCACGACGCGCGCTTCGACGGCTCTTTTTTCGCGGCCGTCACCAGCACCGGCATCTACTGTCGTCCGGTATGTCGTGTGAAGACGCCGCGTCGCGAGAATCTCCGCTTCTATCGTCATGCGGCAGAAGCCGAAGCGGCAGGTTTCAGGCCTTGCCTGCGTTGCCGCCCCGAATTGGCCCCGCGCGCGGCGTCCTGGAGCACGGAGGACGCGTCGCGCATCCTGGCCCTGCAGGCGGCGCGCTTGATGGATGAACCGGACGCCTGGAGATTCATGACCCCGGCGCTCCCGGCCTTCGGTCGATCGGCCGGCGGCTTGATGCCGCGCATTGCGCAACGGCTGGGCGTGAGCGACCGCCATTTGCGGCGCATTTTCGACGCACACTTTGGTGTCTCGCCGCTCCAGTACCTTCAAACACGCCGGCTGTTGGCTGCCAAGCAGCTGATTGCCGATACCCAATTGCCGATGAGCCAGGTCGCGGTGTCCAGCGGCTTTTCCAGCGTGCGACGCTTCAACGATGCCTTCTCGCGCCACTACGGCCTGAATCCCAGCGCCTTGCGCCGGGCCAAGGCCACATCCGACGGCCAAGGCGTGAGCGTGAGACTGGGCTGGCGGCCTCCTTATGACGTGGAGGCGATGGTGGGCTTTTTGCGCCTGCGTGCGTTGCCCGGCGTGGAGCAGGTCGCGGGTCTGGAATACACGCGAACGTTGCGGCTTTTGCAAGGCACGCAGGCTCGCAGCGGCTGGTTGCGCGCACGCTTCGACGAAGATCGCGCCCAGGCCGTGCTGACGATCAGCGATTCATTGGCCGCCGCCCTGCCAGCCGTGATCAACCGTGTGCGCGCCGCGTTCGATCTGGACGCCGACCCGATCGCCATCCATGCGGCTCTGCACGCCACCTTTCCGTTGGGTGAAGGCTTGCGGGTGCCGGGCACACTGGACGGCTTCGAACTGGCGGTGCGCGCCGTGCTGGGTCAGCAGATCACGGTGGCCGCTGCACGCACACTGGGGGCGCGCCTGGTTGCGGCCTTCGGCGATCCGATCGAAACGCCTGTCGCGGGCCTGGATCGCCTTTTTCCCACTCCAGTTGCTTTGGCCGCTGCCACTGGCGACGAGCTCGGCCGATTGGGCATCACACGACAACGTCAGACCGCGTTGCATGCGCTGTCTCACGCCGTACTGGAGGGGCGCATCGCTTTGCATCCAGGCGTAGACGTCGCGGCGACCTGCGCCGAATTATGTGCGCTGCCCGGCATCGGCGACTGGACCGCACAGTACATCGCCATGCGTGCGCTGCGCTGGCCTGACGCCTTTCCGGCCGGCGACATCGCGCTGCAAAAGGCCCTGGGTGTGGGTAGCGCCCGTGCCGCGGCACAGGCTGCCGAGAAATGGCGGCCCTGGCGCGGCTATTCGGTGCTGCGTGCGTGGCATGCCATGGATCGCAGCGCTTCAATCTGA